Proteins encoded by one window of Dermochelys coriacea isolate rDerCor1 chromosome 13, rDerCor1.pri.v4, whole genome shotgun sequence:
- the LOC119841634 gene encoding LOW QUALITY PROTEIN: olfactory receptor 12D1-like (The sequence of the model RefSeq protein was modified relative to this genomic sequence to represent the inferred CDS: substituted 1 base at 1 genomic stop codon): protein MENQTEISKFILLGLTNIQELQWYFFILFLMLYLASILGNGAIMALVMAEPRLHSPMYFFLGNLSCLDIFYSTVTIPKMLAGFLSGXQTISFTDCLAQLHFFHFLGSSEVILLAVMAYDCYVAICNPLRYMLVMNPEVCLLLAAATWNTGFLHALLNMVMTSRLHFCGRNHVHHFFCDIKALLTLTCISTRLNLILLNTVTGTIALSPFIITLLSYLYIIIFLFLKVQSQDGRRKAFSTCTSYLIMVVLRYVPVLFNYMPHSVGGSSEREMIITLIYSIVTPVLNPLIYTLSNQEVKSALRKALGRKLLHGEKMNKVETILKKYL, encoded by the coding sequence atggagaaccagACGGAGATAAGCAAGTTCATCCTCCTGGGCCTAACCAATATCCAGGAGCTGCAGTGGTACTTCTTCATTCTCTTCCTGATGCTTTACTTGGCCAGCATTCTGGGGAATGGGGCAATCATGGCCCTTGTAATGGCTGAACCCCGGCTTCACTCCCCCATGTACTTCTTCTTGGGCAACCTCTCCTGTCTTGACATCTTCTACTCAACAGTCACCATTCCCAAGATGCTGGCTGGTTTCCTCTCAGGATAGCAGACCATCTCCTTCACTGACTGCCTGGCTCAGCTCCATTTCTTCCacttcctgggaagcagtgaggtCATTCTTCTGGCTGTCATGGCCTACGACTGCTATGTGGCCATCTGCAACCCGCTTCGCTACATGCTGGTCATGAACCCAGAAGTCTGCCTGCTTCTGGCAGCAGCCACCTGGAACACTGGCTTCCTACATGCCCTGCTGAACATGGTCATGACCTCCCGACTGCACTTCTGTGGTCGCAACCATGTCCACCATTTTTTCTGTGACATCAAGGCCCTGCTGACCCTGACCTGCATCAGCACCCGCCTCAACCTAATCCTCCTCAACACCGTCACTGGGACCATCGCTCTGAGTCCCTTCATCATCACGCTCCTCTCCTACCTctacatcatcatcttcctctttcTGAAGGTCCAATCACAGGACGGCAGGAGAAAGGCTTTCTCCACCTGCACCTCCTACCTCATCATGGTGGTACTGCGTTATGTGCCAGTCCTCTTCAATTATATGCCACACTCTGTGGGAGGCTCCTCAGAAAGGGAGATGATCATCACCCTCATATACAGCATCGTCACCCCAGTTCTGAACCCCCTGATCTACACCCTGAGCAACCAGGAGGTGAAATCTGCCCTGAGGAAAGCACTGGGAAGAAAGCTtctccatggggaaaaaatgaataaagtagAGACAATACTCAAAAAGTATCTCTGA